From Haloarcula sp. CBA1127, a single genomic window includes:
- a CDS encoding AI-2E family transporter — MVTRRRTYVLAGLLVLTGCLTTVLLARVLSTIFFAITVAYVLFPVSEWLGRHGLNKRLSAAVTTGIAFVSGTLIVVPLGAVLYLRRRDLFTFFQQLPPMVTLEVGGFSYPVEIAPTLIAARDTLTAVAVDLAAESPVLALKAVLFSILVYAMLWRPQAPKKAAYRTVPASYHEVVNRLHQRLRGTLYAIYVLQAATAFGTFVVAWVVFWLLGYQGAFALAVVAGILQFVPVIGPSVVVLTIAVADIINGNITGAVLVTVFGLVFVGFLPDAVIRPKLARYTTGLPASLYFVGFTGGVLTLGIIGFIAGPVAIALLVELSSLLTSERQGDQQKLS, encoded by the coding sequence GTGGTAACACGCCGACGAACCTACGTCCTCGCGGGCTTGCTCGTTCTTACCGGCTGCCTGACGACGGTCCTGCTCGCGCGAGTACTCTCGACGATTTTCTTCGCAATCACGGTCGCATACGTGTTGTTCCCCGTCTCCGAATGGCTCGGACGCCACGGGCTCAACAAGCGACTGTCGGCGGCCGTGACGACAGGTATCGCCTTCGTCAGCGGCACACTCATCGTCGTCCCGCTCGGGGCCGTGCTGTATCTCCGCCGTCGTGACCTGTTTACTTTCTTCCAGCAACTCCCGCCAATGGTGACCCTCGAAGTCGGTGGGTTTAGCTACCCGGTCGAGATTGCGCCGACGCTGATAGCCGCCCGAGACACGCTCACGGCCGTCGCGGTCGACCTCGCTGCCGAATCGCCTGTGCTGGCGCTGAAAGCCGTGCTGTTTTCGATTCTTGTCTACGCGATGCTCTGGCGGCCACAGGCGCCGAAAAAGGCCGCCTATCGGACAGTGCCGGCGTCGTATCACGAGGTCGTCAACCGACTCCATCAGCGACTCCGTGGGACGCTGTACGCGATTTACGTTCTCCAGGCGGCGACGGCGTTCGGGACCTTCGTCGTGGCGTGGGTCGTGTTCTGGCTGCTGGGCTATCAGGGCGCGTTCGCGCTGGCGGTCGTCGCCGGCATCCTGCAGTTCGTCCCCGTCATCGGCCCCAGCGTGGTTGTCCTTACCATCGCTGTCGCGGATATCATCAACGGCAACATCACCGGGGCGGTACTGGTGACCGTGTTCGGCCTCGTCTTCGTCGGCTTCCTCCCCGATGCGGTCATCAGGCCGAAACTGGCCCGCTACACGACTGGGCTCCCGGCCAGTCTCTACTTTGTCGGGTTCACCGGCGGCGTGTTAACACTTGGCATCATCGGCTTTATCGCCGGGCCGGTCGCTATTGCACTGCTGGTCGAACTGTCGTCGCTGCTGACGAGCGAGCGACAGGGAGACCAGCAGAAACTGAGCTGA
- a CDS encoding glutaredoxin family protein yields MSDVSITVYTREDCHLCEEAIETIERVADDEGAAIELDLVDVDEDPDLREEYGERVPYVLVNDSPAFKYHVTERQLREKLQQSA; encoded by the coding sequence ATGAGCGACGTGTCGATCACCGTCTACACGCGCGAGGACTGCCATCTCTGTGAGGAGGCCATCGAGACAATCGAACGGGTCGCCGACGACGAGGGGGCCGCCATCGAACTGGACCTTGTCGACGTCGACGAAGACCCCGATCTCCGCGAGGAGTACGGCGAGCGCGTCCCGTATGTCCTCGTCAACGATTCGCCGGCGTTCAAATACCACGTCACCGAGCGACAGTTGCGCGAGAAGCTGCAGCAGTCGGCGTAG
- a CDS encoding geranylgeranyl reductase family protein: MYDVVVVGAGPAGSRYARQAASRGLDVVVFEQGEIGKPLACSGHVSTDIWEFTEDARDELFQNEISGARFHTGGPGSQDHPFYKDEVISNVIDRVGLDKHLAEVARDAGADVREEHSVVGVTENRDGVTVEVRGDDGVETHQAKMVAGCDGPKSRVRRELDLPEPDELLHGVLGFSDEVDHSDFVDVHLTVPRFFAWRIPRGEAGVEYGLAVPPGDDARGRFEAFVDGYGVETDHRCSGLIPIGPPKRVTGRRSFLIGDAAAQTKPFTGGGIRYGMTAADHAAREIDPEDPATLGEYERAWRDDLRQEIRLGHAVRAGYSAPEPIQKAGMKAFEGEIGVHMDRPTTLFSRDQLAALFSRS; this comes from the coding sequence ATGTACGATGTTGTGGTGGTCGGCGCGGGTCCGGCTGGGTCCCGGTACGCGCGTCAGGCGGCGAGTCGGGGGCTCGACGTGGTGGTGTTCGAACAAGGAGAGATTGGCAAACCACTGGCCTGCTCGGGCCACGTGAGCACAGATATCTGGGAGTTCACCGAAGACGCTCGTGACGAACTGTTCCAGAACGAAATTTCCGGCGCACGCTTTCACACGGGCGGGCCCGGAAGTCAGGACCACCCCTTCTACAAGGACGAAGTCATCTCGAACGTCATCGACCGCGTCGGCCTGGACAAGCACCTCGCTGAAGTGGCCCGCGATGCCGGTGCCGATGTCCGCGAGGAACACTCCGTCGTCGGCGTCACCGAGAACAGGGACGGCGTCACCGTCGAAGTCCGCGGCGACGACGGCGTCGAGACACACCAAGCGAAGATGGTTGCCGGCTGTGACGGCCCAAAAAGCCGCGTTCGGCGGGAACTCGACCTCCCGGAGCCCGACGAACTGCTGCATGGCGTTCTCGGGTTCAGCGACGAGGTGGACCACAGCGATTTCGTCGACGTCCACCTCACTGTCCCGCGCTTTTTCGCCTGGCGCATCCCACGGGGCGAGGCTGGCGTCGAGTACGGACTGGCGGTGCCGCCGGGCGACGACGCCCGCGGCCGCTTCGAAGCGTTCGTCGACGGCTACGGCGTCGAAACCGACCACCGCTGTTCGGGACTCATCCCGATTGGCCCGCCGAAGCGGGTCACCGGCCGACGGTCGTTCCTCATCGGTGACGCCGCGGCCCAGACCAAGCCCTTCACCGGCGGCGGCATCCGCTACGGCATGACCGCCGCCGACCACGCAGCCCGAGAGATAGACCCCGAGGACCCGGCGACGCTGGGCGAGTACGAGCGAGCGTGGCGCGACGACCTCCGGCAGGAAATCCGCCTTGGCCACGCGGTTCGGGCCGGCTACTCCGCGCCGGAGCCGATACAGAAAGCCGGGATGAAGGCCTTCGAAGGCGAAATCGGCGTCCACATGGACCGGCCGACGACGCTGTTCTCTCGCGACCAGTTGGCGGCGCTGTTTTCCCGGTCCTAA
- a CDS encoding sulfurtransferase encodes MTDFVSAEWVASQGEGIRIVDVRDAWEYDGLGHLPSAVSVPFDSFRADEHGAESDADAGEGMLPDEGEWAQLLSEAGITPESDIVAYDDHHGVFAARFLVTAELFGHDPDRLHLLDGDFSSWQLERETTSESPTVEPTNYEVTRPDSTPLVGPDAVADAADDPSAVLVDTREDEEYDEGHIPGAVLLDWRDLVDDETRGLLPQDEALSVLEAAGIVSEKRVVLYCNTARRISHTYVVLRHLGFEQVDFYEGSLTEWKAQGRPLETT; translated from the coding sequence ATGACTGATTTCGTCTCTGCGGAGTGGGTGGCGAGCCAGGGCGAGGGTATCCGAATCGTCGACGTGCGCGACGCCTGGGAGTACGACGGCCTCGGCCACCTCCCGAGTGCGGTGAGCGTGCCCTTCGATTCGTTCCGGGCGGACGAACACGGCGCGGAGTCCGACGCCGACGCTGGCGAGGGGATGCTCCCCGACGAAGGCGAGTGGGCGCAGTTGCTTTCCGAGGCCGGCATCACGCCGGAGAGCGACATCGTCGCGTACGACGACCACCACGGCGTCTTCGCCGCGCGGTTTCTGGTCACCGCAGAGCTGTTCGGCCACGACCCCGACCGACTGCATCTTCTCGACGGCGACTTCTCCAGTTGGCAACTGGAACGGGAGACGACGAGCGAGTCGCCGACCGTCGAGCCGACCAACTACGAGGTGACGCGCCCCGACTCGACGCCGCTGGTCGGCCCGGACGCGGTCGCTGACGCCGCGGACGACCCCAGCGCGGTGCTGGTCGATACCCGCGAGGACGAGGAGTACGACGAGGGCCACATTCCCGGTGCAGTCCTGCTGGACTGGCGGGACCTCGTCGACGACGAGACGCGGGGACTGCTTCCGCAAGACGAGGCGCTGTCCGTTCTCGAAGCCGCCGGCATCGTCTCCGAGAAGCGTGTCGTTCTCTACTGTAACACTGCCCGTCGTATTAGCCACACCTACGTCGTCTTGCGGCATCTTGGCTTCGAGCAGGTGGATTTCTACGAGGGGAGCCTCACCGAATGGAAGGCACAGGGGCGGCCGCTGGAGACGACCTGA
- a CDS encoding oxidoreductase encodes MTGWTIEDMPPLRDRTVVVTGANSGLGLEGSKAFARRGATVVMACRSVERGESAAAEIRDAVPNATLDVRECDLADLSSVASFADGLRADYDAVDVLCNNAGVMAIPRSETADGFETQFGVNHLGHFALTGHLLDLLGAADGESRIVTQSSGAHEMGEIDFDDLQRERSYGKWSAYGQSKLANLLFAYELQRRLGNHGWDDVLSVACHPGYADTDLQFRGPREMGSTLRTAAMGVANAVFAQSAEQGALPMLYAATAEDVIGGEYVGPGGLFGMRGSPEFQQSNDASQDEETAEQLWAVSTDLTGVEYDFERT; translated from the coding sequence ATGACAGGCTGGACTATCGAAGATATGCCCCCGCTGAGGGACCGAACCGTGGTCGTGACTGGCGCGAACAGCGGGCTGGGACTCGAAGGCTCGAAGGCGTTCGCTCGCAGGGGCGCGACGGTCGTGATGGCCTGCCGGAGCGTCGAACGCGGTGAATCAGCCGCCGCGGAGATTCGGGACGCCGTTCCGAATGCGACGCTTGATGTTCGAGAGTGTGATCTGGCCGACTTATCGAGCGTCGCGTCGTTCGCCGACGGCCTCCGGGCCGACTACGACGCTGTCGACGTTCTCTGTAACAACGCCGGCGTCATGGCGATTCCCCGGAGCGAGACGGCCGACGGCTTCGAGACGCAGTTCGGCGTCAACCATCTGGGCCATTTCGCACTGACTGGGCACCTGCTCGACCTGCTTGGGGCCGCCGACGGCGAATCCCGAATCGTCACGCAGTCCAGCGGCGCGCACGAGATGGGCGAAATCGACTTTGATGACCTGCAGCGCGAGCGCTCCTACGGGAAGTGGTCCGCCTACGGTCAGAGCAAGCTTGCCAACCTCCTCTTTGCCTACGAACTCCAGCGGCGGCTGGGTAACCACGGCTGGGACGACGTGCTAAGCGTCGCCTGCCATCCGGGGTACGCCGACACAGACCTCCAGTTCCGCGGGCCACGGGAGATGGGGTCGACGCTGCGAACCGCGGCCATGGGCGTTGCCAACGCCGTCTTCGCCCAATCAGCCGAACAGGGCGCGCTGCCGATGCTGTACGCCGCCACCGCCGAGGATGTCATCGGTGGGGAGTACGTCGGGCCCGGCGGCCTGTTCGGTATGCGCGGCTCGCCCGAGTTCCAGCAGTCCAACGACGCTTCACAGGACGAGGAAACCGCCGAGCAGCTCTGGGCGGTCTCGACCGACCTCACTGGCGTCGAGTACGACTTCGAGCGCACCTGA
- a CDS encoding CNNM domain-containing protein — translation MQPVEVTARLLAGLALILANGFFVAIEFALTRARQYSESEFDEPGLRRAWEMTDDLEIYLTSCQVGITASSIAVGIVAEPALAAIFEPYFQSSALAGVGAGAAIAFLIINLVHLTHGEQTPTYLGVERAKFVCRYGATPLYYFAWVISPIIKVGDGVAKWTLGLFGVEMSGAWLETEVDTIESRAELRNELGSVLDRGDVSDERREEVLSAFRVGDREVSEVMVPREDIVALSPTDDDATNAERIAETPHTRYPLVGEALEDFLGIVYIPALVDEREEQAGDGGLLDRIDLEAVASPPMTMSPDTTVSDAIDQFQAERQELAFVLEDGEVVGLVTVTDLLEEVVGDIQDPMDAEAGVA, via the coding sequence ATGCAACCAGTCGAAGTCACAGCCAGGCTGCTTGCAGGACTCGCCCTGATACTCGCCAATGGCTTCTTCGTCGCCATCGAGTTCGCACTGACGCGAGCCAGACAGTACTCCGAATCGGAGTTCGACGAACCCGGCCTCCGGCGCGCCTGGGAGATGACTGACGATCTGGAGATCTACCTGACGAGCTGTCAGGTCGGCATCACCGCCTCCAGCATCGCGGTCGGTATCGTCGCCGAGCCGGCGCTTGCAGCCATCTTCGAGCCGTACTTCCAGTCCTCCGCGCTGGCCGGGGTCGGAGCCGGCGCGGCCATCGCCTTCCTCATCATCAACCTCGTCCACCTGACTCACGGCGAGCAGACGCCGACGTACCTCGGCGTCGAGCGCGCGAAGTTCGTCTGCCGGTACGGCGCGACGCCGCTGTACTACTTCGCGTGGGTCATCTCGCCGATTATCAAGGTCGGCGACGGGGTCGCCAAGTGGACGCTCGGGCTGTTCGGCGTCGAAATGTCCGGCGCGTGGCTCGAAACCGAAGTCGATACCATCGAGTCCCGCGCGGAACTGCGCAACGAACTCGGCTCCGTCCTCGACCGCGGCGACGTGTCCGACGAGCGCCGTGAGGAAGTCCTCTCCGCGTTCCGCGTCGGCGACCGCGAAGTCAGCGAGGTGATGGTCCCCCGAGAAGACATCGTTGCACTGTCGCCCACCGATGACGACGCGACTAACGCCGAGCGGATCGCCGAAACGCCACACACCCGCTACCCACTCGTCGGTGAGGCGCTCGAAGATTTTCTTGGCATCGTCTACATCCCTGCGCTCGTCGACGAGCGCGAGGAACAGGCCGGCGACGGCGGCCTGCTTGACCGTATCGATCTTGAAGCCGTCGCCTCGCCACCGATGACGATGTCGCCGGACACGACCGTCAGCGACGCTATCGACCAGTTTCAGGCCGAGCGCCAGGAACTCGCATTCGTCCTTGAAGACGGCGAGGTCGTCGGGCTGGTGACGGTCACAGACCTGCTCGAAGAGGTCGTCGGTGACATTCAGGACCCGATGGACGCCGAAGCCGGCGTCGCCTGA
- a CDS encoding MBL fold metallo-hydrolase has protein sequence MDVQFLGGADEIGRSAVLIDESLLLDFGMLTDSPPQFPVRTPSPDAVVVSHGHLDHVGTIPALVSGDARPPIHWTPPTYELAMTLARDTLKLHGGTVNCPFTETNVKRVTQVSETHGYRETFEAAGYEVTFYNAGHIPGSAHVLVDDGDTRLLYTGDFHTDDQRLVSGTTARPDADTVICESTYADVDHEPRKTVEERFVESVETTLWEGGTVVVPAFAIGRTQEMLLVCEAHDIPCYVDGMGKQVTEMLGQYPEFVRDADALQRAKSHARFVTGKDGQRKRITDQKAAIVTTSGMLSGGPAMTYIPEIRGNPMNKITMTGYQVEGTPGRDLIETGSAEIDGRIMPVSARVEQYDFSAHADRDGLFAYLDSYRDTPVLVNHGDRCEAFATTLREDGYDATAPDLGATVAIQ, from the coding sequence ATGGATGTGCAGTTTCTCGGCGGGGCGGATGAGATCGGTCGGAGCGCCGTTCTCATCGACGAGTCGCTGCTGCTGGATTTCGGGATGTTGACCGACTCGCCGCCACAGTTCCCGGTGCGTACCCCGTCGCCGGACGCCGTCGTCGTCTCGCACGGCCACCTCGACCACGTCGGGACCATCCCGGCGCTAGTGTCGGGCGACGCGCGGCCGCCGATTCACTGGACGCCGCCGACGTACGAACTGGCGATGACACTCGCGCGGGACACGCTCAAACTCCACGGGGGGACGGTCAACTGTCCCTTTACCGAGACGAACGTCAAGCGAGTCACGCAGGTTTCAGAGACCCACGGCTACCGCGAAACCTTCGAAGCTGCCGGCTACGAGGTCACCTTCTACAACGCCGGCCACATTCCGGGCAGCGCGCACGTGCTCGTCGACGATGGCGATACCCGACTGCTGTACACGGGCGATTTCCATACCGACGACCAGCGCCTCGTCTCGGGGACGACGGCCCGCCCGGACGCGGACACGGTCATCTGTGAGAGTACCTACGCCGACGTCGACCACGAACCACGGAAGACAGTTGAGGAGCGGTTCGTCGAAAGCGTCGAAACGACGCTCTGGGAGGGCGGGACCGTCGTCGTGCCCGCCTTCGCTATCGGGCGAACGCAGGAGATGCTGCTCGTCTGTGAGGCACACGACATCCCGTGTTACGTCGACGGGATGGGGAAGCAAGTGACAGAGATGCTCGGGCAGTATCCCGAGTTCGTCCGTGATGCGGACGCGCTTCAGCGGGCAAAGTCACACGCCCGGTTCGTCACGGGCAAAGACGGCCAGCGCAAGCGTATCACCGACCAGAAGGCGGCAATCGTCACCACCAGCGGGATGCTCTCTGGCGGCCCAGCGATGACGTATATCCCCGAAATCCGTGGGAATCCGATGAACAAGATCACCATGACCGGATATCAGGTCGAGGGGACGCCGGGACGGGACCTCATAGAGACGGGGAGTGCCGAGATAGACGGCCGGATTATGCCGGTCAGCGCCCGAGTCGAGCAGTACGACTTTTCCGCACACGCCGACCGAGACGGGCTGTTTGCGTATCTCGACAGCTACCGTGACACGCCGGTACTCGTGAACCACGGCGACCGCTGTGAGGCCTTCGCAACCACGCTCCGTGAGGACGGCTACGACGCGACAGCGCCCGATCTAGGCGCAACCGTCGCCATCCAGTAG
- a CDS encoding ribbon-helix-helix protein, CopG family encodes MDEAFLDLESIEVELDEELLDAIDDKAFADHRDNRDAAVRDLLDEWLKQRATEGADERD; translated from the coding sequence ATGGACGAAGCGTTTCTCGACCTTGAATCGATTGAGGTCGAACTGGACGAGGAGTTGCTTGACGCGATTGACGACAAGGCGTTCGCCGACCACCGCGACAACCGGGACGCTGCGGTCCGCGACCTGCTTGACGAATGGCTGAAACAGCGTGCCACCGAAGGCGCGGACGAGCGTGACTGA
- a CDS encoding cupin domain-containing protein, with amino-acid sequence MEQAHLGFDRSFEVAMETDEAQVAEMTIEPGRSVGGPENYHADSDQWLFVVSGTGTVTVDGDTHHVDAGDLIRIEAGERHGIENDGPEPLETVNFYTPPR; translated from the coding sequence ATGGAGCAGGCGCACCTCGGGTTCGACCGCTCCTTCGAAGTCGCCATGGAGACCGACGAGGCTCAGGTCGCGGAGATGACTATCGAGCCGGGCCGGTCCGTGGGCGGGCCGGAGAACTACCACGCTGACAGCGACCAGTGGTTGTTCGTAGTCAGCGGTACCGGCACCGTCACTGTCGACGGTGATACCCACCACGTTGACGCCGGCGACCTCATTCGCATCGAGGCCGGCGAACGCCACGGCATCGAAAACGACGGACCCGAGCCCCTAGAGACAGTCAACTTCTACACGCCGCCGCGATAG
- a CDS encoding sulfurtransferase — protein sequence MTDYANDVLVSADWVSEHLDEFQSDDPAHRLVEVDVDTELYDESHAPGAIGFNWETDLQDQTTRDILDKEDFEDLLGAHGISEDSTVVLYGDNSNWFAAYTYWQFKYYGHDDVKLLDGGREYWVENDYELTDEVSEFSEVDYEAAGPRESIRAYREDVENAIERELPLVDVRSPEEFSGEILAPPGLQETAQRGGHVPGAQNISWAAVTNDDGTFKDYDELEELYAEYGIDGDSTTVAYCRIGERSSVAWFALHELLGYDDTINYDGSWTEWGNLVGAPIEKGEAE from the coding sequence ATGACTGACTACGCTAACGACGTGCTCGTCTCGGCCGACTGGGTCAGCGAGCATCTGGACGAGTTCCAGAGCGACGACCCCGCCCACCGACTGGTAGAGGTGGACGTCGATACGGAACTGTACGACGAGAGCCACGCGCCCGGCGCGATCGGCTTCAACTGGGAGACAGACCTCCAGGACCAGACCACGCGGGACATCCTCGACAAGGAGGACTTCGAGGACCTGCTCGGTGCCCACGGCATCAGCGAGGACTCGACAGTCGTTCTCTACGGTGACAACTCCAACTGGTTCGCCGCCTACACATATTGGCAGTTCAAGTACTACGGTCACGACGACGTGAAGCTCCTCGACGGCGGCCGCGAGTACTGGGTGGAGAACGACTACGAACTCACCGACGAAGTGTCCGAGTTCTCCGAAGTTGACTACGAGGCAGCCGGTCCGCGCGAGTCCATCCGCGCCTACCGAGAGGACGTCGAAAACGCCATCGAGCGCGAACTGCCGCTCGTCGACGTTCGTTCGCCCGAAGAGTTCTCCGGCGAAATCCTCGCACCGCCTGGACTCCAGGAGACCGCCCAGCGCGGCGGCCACGTACCCGGTGCCCAGAACATCTCCTGGGCGGCCGTCACCAACGACGACGGGACGTTCAAGGACTACGACGAACTCGAAGAGCTCTACGCCGAGTACGGCATCGACGGCGACTCCACGACGGTCGCGTACTGCCGCATCGGTGAGCGCTCCTCTGTCGCCTGGTTCGCCCTGCACGAGCTGCTGGGCTACGACGACACCATCAACTACGACGGCTCCTGGACCGAATGGGGCAATCTGGTTGGTGCGCCTATTGAGAAGGGCGAGGCTGAGTAA
- a CDS encoding phosphate uptake regulator PhoU, with protein sequence MDTRKIQTVGGGTYTVSLPKEWAESENCTAGTTVNLHTHIDGLLVIQTPESRTSARNRVALEAGTDDPAEIEQLLRAAYAAGVESVVLEVPDGYTDEQLRAIERVTRNLTGVTIAEETETQVTVQTLLDAGEVSVRQSVRQLQFVALSMHRDAMAALTTGTTSDRWADRDEQADRLYATIDRYFERGLARLDEIDALGLTRPELFTLWGTANELERVADHAERIGTIADQLDGQPGRTIVTALEDIAQDVRTVVEDAVRVIIGDACVATARQTLATRRAVRQRITDLDRQLFEAGDADYRLTRALDSLSRTAEHGGNIAEFGLRMAVRDGALTADKAGTDEANAPSSTAETES encoded by the coding sequence ATGGACACCCGAAAGATACAGACCGTCGGCGGCGGCACGTACACCGTTTCACTGCCGAAAGAGTGGGCCGAATCGGAGAACTGTACGGCCGGGACGACGGTGAACCTCCACACGCACATCGACGGGTTGCTGGTGATTCAGACCCCCGAGTCCCGGACGTCAGCGCGGAACCGCGTCGCGCTCGAAGCCGGGACCGACGACCCGGCCGAGATAGAACAGTTGCTTCGAGCAGCCTACGCCGCTGGTGTCGAATCCGTCGTCCTTGAAGTCCCCGATGGCTACACCGACGAACAACTCCGGGCCATCGAACGCGTCACCCGGAACCTGACCGGCGTAACCATCGCCGAGGAGACCGAAACGCAAGTGACGGTCCAGACGTTGCTCGACGCCGGCGAGGTGTCGGTCAGGCAGTCGGTTCGCCAGCTCCAGTTCGTCGCCCTGTCGATGCACCGGGACGCGATGGCCGCGCTGACGACCGGGACGACCAGCGACCGGTGGGCCGACCGCGACGAGCAGGCTGACCGGCTGTACGCCACGATCGACCGCTACTTCGAGCGGGGACTGGCACGACTTGACGAGATCGATGCGCTCGGGCTGACGCGTCCGGAACTGTTCACCCTCTGGGGGACCGCGAACGAACTCGAACGCGTGGCCGACCATGCCGAGCGAATCGGCACTATCGCCGACCAGCTCGACGGCCAGCCGGGGCGGACCATCGTCACAGCCCTCGAAGATATTGCTCAGGACGTTCGCACCGTCGTTGAGGACGCTGTCCGTGTGATCATTGGCGACGCCTGCGTCGCTACTGCTCGACAGACGCTGGCCACGCGCCGGGCCGTCCGCCAGCGGATAACCGACCTCGACCGACAGCTGTTCGAAGCCGGCGACGCCGACTACCGGCTCACGCGTGCTCTCGATAGCCTCTCCAGAACAGCGGAACACGGCGGCAACATCGCCGAGTTCGGGCTTCGAATGGCCGTCCGCGACGGCGCGCTCACGGCTGACAAAGCCGGTACTGACGAGGCGAACGCACCGAGTTCGACAGCCGAAACGGAGTCCTGA
- the thiE gene encoding thiamine phosphate synthase produces MVDWDVYLVTQASLSAGRATDEIVADAIDGGVGVVQLREKDRTARERYELGRELRELTREAGVTFVVNDRIDLAQAIDADGVHLGDDDLPVSVARDLLGDDAVIGRSVSTVEDAEAAAAAGADYLGVGAVFATGSKDDIDDEEYAVGTDRVAAIAEAVDIPFVGIGGVTAENATEVVEAGADGVAVITEITKAGDPTAATEALQRAVERGR; encoded by the coding sequence ATGGTCGACTGGGACGTGTATCTCGTCACGCAGGCGTCGCTCTCGGCGGGCCGGGCAACCGACGAAATCGTCGCGGACGCGATCGACGGCGGCGTCGGCGTCGTCCAGCTCCGCGAGAAGGACCGAACCGCGCGCGAACGCTACGAACTTGGTCGGGAACTGCGAGAACTGACCCGCGAGGCCGGCGTCACGTTCGTCGTTAACGACCGTATCGACCTCGCACAGGCTATCGACGCAGACGGCGTCCACCTCGGAGACGACGACCTTCCCGTTTCTGTCGCGCGAGATCTTCTCGGTGACGACGCGGTCATCGGGCGCTCGGTCTCGACCGTCGAAGACGCCGAAGCGGCCGCGGCCGCCGGCGCGGACTATCTCGGTGTCGGCGCGGTGTTTGCCACTGGCTCGAAAGACGACATCGACGACGAGGAGTACGCCGTCGGCACCGACCGCGTCGCCGCTATCGCCGAGGCAGTGGACATTCCCTTCGTGGGTATCGGCGGCGTCACGGCCGAGAACGCTACCGAAGTCGTCGAAGCCGGAGCCGACGGCGTGGCTGTTATCACCGAAATTACGAAGGCCGGCGACCCGACGGCGGCGACTGAGGCATTGCAACGCGCAGTCGAACGCGGTCGGTAG